The following DNA comes from Candidatus Poribacteria bacterium.
GGTTCGCGCTGCGAACGGTTGGATTATCGCTGCGATACGCACCGATATGCTCGGCAAGTACATTAAGTATCACTATGACAACTTCGAGGGGACAGGTATTTCAATCTCTAAAGATGATGGGGCAACGTGGTCACCGGTTGAGCATCTGTTGGAAGCGGGTCGGATGCACGCCAATCTTCTCCGTCTCCCGAATGACGATCTCGTGATGACCGTTATCCGACGGTTGGATATCCGCGGTGGTAAATTGGCAAGCTATCGACGGGGTTGCGATGCTTTCGTCAGCCACGATCACGGTCAGACGTGGAATTTAGACCGGATGTACATCCTTGACGATTGGTCCTACAACAACCCTGCCCAGTGGTATGAATGCGTCTCTGGACACCTGTATTCGACTTCGCTGGGTGATGGTTCAGTGCTGACCGCATACGGTCATTACCCTAACGGCGGCGTTCTGATTAAATGGCGACCGTAATGTAAACCTACCGTCTCTACCAATCCCCCGGCGGTGCGGCTGGTGCGCCGTAGGGCTTGTAGTTGGGTCCCCTACCGTAACGTAGTGGCCACCCTTGCCCCCCAATCCAGCGAAATTCCTCCTTCTTCCCGCAGAGCCAGTAGAACATGTGCGCACTTTGGAAACGGTTAGGACCGTAGTCCGCAGCGTCAAAGTCGAAGTCGGATTCAATGATCCAATCCCGTTCCGGCGGTACGGTTCGCCAGTAGTTGTATTTCAACATGTGGCGCGTCCCTTCCGCTGTTGAGGGGGAGCGACGGTGCCAGATTGAGTAAACCGTGATGAAGATTGAACCAGCGGGCGCGGTTGTTTTCACCGCTCCCCGAATGTTACCGTAGTGACTCATATAACGTGCAGACGCATTGAAAAGGTGTGAACCGGGCAAGACCTCGGTGGGTCCGAACGCTTCCGGCGTATCTTGCGGATAATAGAACACCTGCAGATAATTCAGTTCAGGTCCCCATTTGGAGCCAGCATCCCGATGCCACGATTGCCCCGACATCGGGCACTTGACCCGATGCTGACTCATCATAACCGGCAGCCCGAAGTTTTTACCAAGTAGCGACCGTACCGCGCCAGCTGCCTTCGGATTGAGTATCACATTATCAACGAACCAATCTTCTTTGAGGATTTCTGCCGGTTCGTAATAGGTGTTCTCTTCAAGATAAGCAAACGTTCTGCGGTTAATTTCGTCTGGCACAACTCCTTCCAAAACGAGAAAACCCTGTTGGCAGAACTCCAATACCTGATTGTCTGTCAGTGTTGGGGGGCAGTCATACGTTCTGCGTTCTAAATTAAACCGTTCCTCTTCTGTCAGTTCCATCGGGGATCCTCCTCCTGATAAAGAGGCTTGAGTTGGGAATAAGCCGGTTTCTGTTCCCTGAATTGCTCTCGCGCATCAGGGCGGCGATCATTCATCTAGGATTGATGTTACCATCAACCTCAAGCAGTCATACCCGAGGACTAGGCGGGCGCACCTACACACATCCTCCTATTTGACCTTGCTCCAGACGGGGTTTACCAAGCTTCCGATGTCACCATCGGAACTGGTACGCTTTTACCGCACCGTTTCACCTGTACAACGCGGAAGCGTTGTAGTCTGCTTTCTGTTGCACTTTCCATAGCGTCGCCGCTCCTGGGGGTTACCCAGCATCCCGCCCTGCGGCGATCTCTCGGAACGCGATCGCTTACCCAACTCAAGCGTTTGAGTATGATACCATATTGGACGTGAAACGTGAAACGTAAAACGTAAGGCATTGTGCTTCTGTGGTTACGGTATGCGGAGTATGCCTACTACTTTCCTAAAAAATCTCGTCTTTTTCATTTCTCATCCGTTTATATTTATTGAAACCAGCTAGATTGAGGGTAAGTATGGAGAAATCAGATGAGGCTTTGATGCTCCAACTCCAAGCAGGTGATTTGTGTTCGTTTGATACATTGGTCAAACGGTGGGAGAAGCGGCTGCTGAATTACTGCTATCGAATGGTCAACGAGATCACGCTAGCGGAAGATCTTAGGCAGGAGGTCTTTCTTCGCATCTATCGTTCTGCTAAGAGATATCGTCCAACAGCGCAATTTTCTACATGGATGTATCGAATCGCGACGAATCTCTGTTTAGATACACTTGCCAAACAAAAACGCAGAAAAGAGACACCGATCGGCGCCTATTTGCAGTCAGAATCCGAAGGTCTCGACGAAAGATTCATCGATCCGTTGGATCCACCGGACGCAGCTGTGGTGAGGAAGGAGACCGAAAATCGTGTTCGCTCAGCGTTAGCACGCTTGCCGGAAGATCAGCGAGTTGTGGTTACGCTACGCCATTACAACGGCATGAAATTTCATGAAATTGCCGAAATTGTGGAGCGCCCTATCAGTACGGTAAAGTCGCGGATGACAGCTGGAATAGAACGGCTTAGTCGAATGTTATCGAAGCAAGAATAAATCTGTCAGCGTTCATCGCTGATTCACGCAAGGGAGGTGTTTGCATTGGATTGTAGGTTCTTTAGAGAGCAGATTGTGCTTGAGAGCTACGATGAATTGGACGCGGCGGCAAAAAAATCGTTGGAAGCACATTTACAGACTTGTCGTGAGTGTGAGCAATTCCAAGCGAGTCTAAGCGAGACGCAACAAGCCCTTGATCAATGGACGGAAGCAGATCGTCCAATTGATATTGAGACGTTGCATGGAACGATACAACCTAAACCTTTGTCATGGTGGTCCCAATTACCTGCATGGCGATGGCTCTCTTGGGGAGTGGCAACCTGTTTGATTTTGGTCATTGGCCTTTTTGCGCTGGCATGGATCGGCGTTGACCTTAAGTGGGAAGGCCGTGGTTTGACGCTTAGGATTGGACAAGAGGCGATCTCGGCAATTACAGAGCAGGAACTGGTACGATTGCTTCAGGCGCAACGTCACGCCACTCAAGTAGAGATTGTAAAGCAGCTTCAAGGGGCGTTGGATGAATTCAGCGAACAGCTCCAAGTCCATCTGGATGAGCGGCAGAAACAGGCAGATGCACAATTAGCGTTGATCTACCAAGGGTTGCAATCACAACGGGTACAGGACCTAGAACTCATCCGTCAAGAGTTTCAGCATCTTGCCGGTGCAACGGAAGCTGAATTTCTTGAGACTCAACGCGCCTTTGAGTTCATCCTTGCTTCTCATATGTCTGGAATACAAGAGGATATAAAATAACATTATACAAACTATAAATTGTATAAACGTGAAATGCGAAGGCTCAGAAGATTCACGTATTAAAGGAGGATACAATCATGAAAGTCTATATGATTCTTATCATAGCTATACTTGGCATCGGCTTGGTTACCGGCGTCGTGTCTGCACAAGATCAGATTGACTACACCAAGATGGTCGAAGACCTCAAGGTGATGTGTCGGATTGTTGATGAAACAATGGACGAGACATTTGAGAACGATTATGTCAAGGGGGGATTTTTCCGTAGAGGTGGCTGTCAACACCTATATCTCAAAGGCTATGGTGCTGTGTTCCTGCTTGATGTGCGGTTTCCTGTTGCAGCAAAAGAGATGAGGATTGTTAAGACAGAGAAGAAAACGAATCTGTGGGAAAAGTATGAGCGAGAAGTTCGACATCAAACTCAACCAGAAGAGGCAGTATGGGTAGCCAATAAAAACGAATCGTATAGTAAGGAAAAGGTTGATAAACTTAAGAAACAGCTAGCTTATCTCGTGGGCGAGTATGGTTCCCGCATAGGTCAATTGACGCTTGATGATACGATTTCATTTGTGGTCTTCGGTTATCCTGATTACAGCGTTGATTTTGAAACAGATTTTTTGGTTGAAATGCACGTCGTCGAACATGTTGATGTAGATGCGATGCCTCACGCACGGAAAACAATCGAAGGGGCAAGAGAGAAAATCAAAGAACTAAATGAAAAGCATCAGGCACTCATCGAAAAAGCGGAACAAATCCTAGAAGAAAAACGGAAACTGGAAAAGGACAAACGGCTTCGTACGCACATTCTTCCAACTCCTCCGATGCCACCAAATTTTCCCCACAGATTCGATCGCAAGTCAGCAACAACACTGATTCTCACCTTCAAACGGAGTCAGCTTGAGGGCAAAAAGGGAACAGATTGGGAGACTTTGTTGGAAGCAGCGGAGGTTGTGGAGTATTGAACCGCAAGGGAACGCATCGCTCAACCGAAGAAAATAAATCCGATATACATGAGAGCAGAAATGAGGTTTATAACAACCAAAGCCCCCTTCATGAACTTGGATTGGAGGCGGGGAAAGAGATAGATCGACGCTCCGATTGTGACCAATATTTCGATAGCAGACACAATTCCGCCGTGATGTCTGGGATCCCAGTAGGAGATTGGGCTATGGAAGCGATATTGGAGTAGAGGGAAAAAGTGCCGATGCCCGTCGTCCTGGTGGAGGAAGAAATCGCCGGCAGCGTGTAACAGCAGACTCAGGGAACAGATGATAAGGGGGTTGGATTTGCGCCAGTAACCAATCCCAAGAAGGATGAGGAACAGCGGTATAGAGTTGAAGAGATCGAAGAGGTTTTGCCACCCTGATAGGAAATATCGCTCACCCCAGATCTGGCTTTGTGGATGCTTGAGGATGAACGCCTCAACCGCAAAAAAGATAAACATCGGCAGGTCCGGCAATGCGGCACCAATGAGCGCGTAACGATGCAGATGCGGTGCTGCTTTCCGACTCAGGAGCGCGACGTTAATGATGGCGTGGGACTGGGTGTTCATTGGTTCATTAGTTCATTGGTTTATTAGTTCATTCATGAATCAACGCACCAATGAACTAATTTACGCTTCATGTTTCATCCTCGGTCTTTGACTAGAGAGCTTATTAACTGTTGCTGACTATCACCATTGGGTTCATGGATTCGTGTATTTGATCACGCCCTCATCCAACATAGTCAGCAGTGCAGAGTCGTCCACATCAAGCGGCAGGGTAATC
Coding sequences within:
- a CDS encoding sigma-70 family RNA polymerase sigma factor, with the protein product MEKSDEALMLQLQAGDLCSFDTLVKRWEKRLLNYCYRMVNEITLAEDLRQEVFLRIYRSAKRYRPTAQFSTWMYRIATNLCLDTLAKQKRRKETPIGAYLQSESEGLDERFIDPLDPPDAAVVRKETENRVRSALARLPEDQRVVVTLRHYNGMKFHEIAEIVERPISTVKSRMTAGIERLSRMLSKQE
- a CDS encoding phytanoyl-CoA dioxygenase family protein, with protein sequence MELTEEERFNLERRTYDCPPTLTDNQVLEFCQQGFLVLEGVVPDEINRRTFAYLEENTYYEPAEILKEDWFVDNVILNPKAAGAVRSLLGKNFGLPVMMSQHRVKCPMSGQSWHRDAGSKWGPELNYLQVFYYPQDTPEAFGPTEVLPGSHLFNASARYMSHYGNIRGAVKTTAPAGSIFITVYSIWHRRSPSTAEGTRHMLKYNYWRTVPPERDWIIESDFDFDAADYGPNRFQSAHMFYWLCGKKEEFRWIGGQGWPLRYGRGPNYKPYGAPAAPPGDW